The DNA window CTAAGTCATCATTCCCTTAAATTTGAGTTTCACGTCACAAttcctctaaccctgcaggccccaacccgggccacaactattaaattgcactattcacaactccaacatattttactcgtaaaatagaatacgttgaacaattaaaaccgagaaaattcattgtttaatcgaaaaaaagaaaattacaaatcctagaaaaagaaaatcacaaatcctaaaaattttaaaaaactatTTCTTCTTCATTTGTGTGCGAAGGTATCCGATCCTCAAAATAggcaaacaaaattaaaaaaaaattaaaatcgagGGGAATTGCGGCCCAGCCCGAAGACATCTAACGCCGGGCTGGGACTAGCTCATTGCGGCACGGGCATAGTTTACCCTGAGCCGGGGCGGACCGCGGGCGCGGCGTCCTCGGGATGGTCCCAGGCCGCAACTCTTCGACGCTTAACGCAAGGCCCGGGCCGGGACTTGCTcattgcggcccggccccaagCGTTGGGAATGCTCTTAGCGTGActaaaatttcaattatttgCTCAACGACACTTGAATCCCCACTCAAAAAACCAAAATCCTCACATGAAGAATTAAATACACATTACCCCACTCCCCTGTCTTATTATTCAACACCAGTTGCAGAAACAGagttaagagagagagaaatggggAGTTGGCAAACGAAGGAGAAGAGCCCAAGCGACGCGGTGGTAGAAGGCCTCAAAAACAAGGTCCACCTCCTCCAAGGCGAGATCCACGAGGTGATGTGCATCAGAGAGCGAGAGAGCGAGGTTTACGAGCGAGAATTAATGGCGTTCGCCTTCAAGCAAGCTGAATGGAAGCGAGAGAGGAAGCGCCTCAAGGAAGAAATTAGAAGCCTCCGGAAGGTTCTAGAACATAATAATGATCACAATCACATAATTGCCGACGAAGAGCAGGCGAAGAGAGATCAAACGCTCGAGAAGTGGAAGGAGCTGTATTTCGCGATTAAAGTGGAGCTCGATGATCTGATTCGGCGAACGCGTGAAGGTGAGTTCGAATTGAGTTGTTTTT is part of the Salvia splendens isolate huo1 chromosome 6, SspV2, whole genome shotgun sequence genome and encodes:
- the LOC121807060 gene encoding uncharacterized protein LOC121807060, with the translated sequence MGSWQTKEKSPSDAVVEGLKNKVHLLQGEIHEVMCIRERESEVYERELMAFAFKQAEWKRERKRLKEEIRSLRKVLEHNNDHNHIIADEEQAKRDQTLEKWKELYFAIKVELDDLIRRTREEERLCWKTEGDGDVMLEMKREVAAKGERIEFLEAKLAAMERREVEREREMDILRQSLRIMSHKKRSSVAAIAKHQRRSTIREL